Proteins encoded together in one Variovorax paradoxus window:
- a CDS encoding sensor histidine kinase, protein MSAMPGRLWRPRSLRSQLLFWLITLHVAAAALTAWFTFVAYGDLVHNALDEQMRLVADSHAGTDPPRTPRPLDGEAALARGAFVVQIWSADGRTLLASSWPPLAAVPLQSRPGFSDASTGAHTHSRWRVFTADPGPRADQPRVQVLQNEDYRRRRALRRALLEGLPIALLLPLALLILWLIVSAASRSLRAVARDVASQDERSLTDLSLARVPDEIAPLVQAFNHLLSRVRNAFATQRRFVQDAAHELRTPMAAIGLQIENLRAHVPDGEAAERFNQLEAGVTRAQHLIEQLLSLSRQDAPGRPVPGEPVDIEALLRESVSQLMVLADARRVDIGFEGSVAPVVHAPAAELRSVFDNLIDNALRYAPEGGVVDVRLHEADDHAVVDVLDNGPGIPGPSIGRVFDRFFRVPGAPAGGSGLGLAIARTAAERHGLRIELCNRAETEGGGSGLMARVHLPPPKSLIQG, encoded by the coding sequence ATGAGCGCAATGCCGGGCCGCTTGTGGCGTCCGCGCTCGCTGCGCTCGCAGCTGCTGTTCTGGCTCATCACGCTGCACGTGGCGGCTGCGGCGCTCACGGCATGGTTCACCTTCGTCGCGTATGGCGACCTGGTGCACAACGCACTCGACGAGCAGATGCGGCTCGTGGCCGACTCCCATGCGGGCACCGATCCGCCCCGCACGCCGCGCCCGCTCGACGGCGAAGCTGCGTTGGCACGCGGCGCCTTCGTGGTGCAGATATGGAGTGCCGACGGCCGCACGCTGCTTGCGAGTTCGTGGCCGCCGCTGGCCGCGGTGCCTCTGCAATCGCGACCGGGCTTCAGCGATGCGAGCACCGGCGCGCACACGCATTCGCGCTGGCGCGTGTTCACCGCCGACCCCGGACCGCGCGCCGACCAGCCGCGCGTGCAGGTGCTGCAGAACGAGGACTACCGCCGGCGCCGTGCGCTGCGCCGCGCGCTGCTCGAAGGCCTGCCCATCGCGCTGCTGCTGCCGCTGGCCTTGCTGATCCTGTGGCTCATTGTGTCGGCGGCCTCGCGGTCGCTCCGGGCGGTGGCGCGCGACGTGGCCTCGCAGGACGAGCGCAGCCTCACCGATCTTTCGCTGGCGCGTGTGCCGGACGAGATCGCGCCGCTGGTACAGGCTTTCAATCACCTGCTCTCGCGCGTGCGCAATGCCTTTGCCACGCAGCGCCGCTTCGTGCAGGACGCAGCCCACGAGCTGCGCACGCCCATGGCCGCCATCGGCCTGCAGATCGAGAACTTGCGCGCGCACGTTCCCGACGGGGAGGCGGCCGAGCGCTTCAACCAGCTCGAAGCCGGCGTCACGCGCGCGCAGCACCTGATCGAACAGCTGCTGAGCCTCTCGCGGCAAGACGCGCCGGGCCGCCCCGTTCCGGGCGAGCCGGTCGACATCGAAGCCCTGTTGCGTGAAAGCGTGAGCCAGCTGATGGTGTTGGCCGACGCGCGGCGTGTGGACATCGGCTTCGAAGGATCGGTTGCGCCCGTGGTGCACGCACCGGCCGCCGAGTTGCGCAGCGTGTTCGACAACCTGATCGACAACGCGCTGCGTTATGCGCCCGAAGGCGGCGTGGTCGATGTGCGGCTGCACGAAGCCGATGATCATGCGGTGGTCGATGTGCTGGACAACGGGCCGGGCATTCCCGGTCCGTCGATCGGCCGTGTGTTCGACCGCTTCTTTCGCGTGCCGGGCGCCCCGGCGGGCGGCAGCGGGCTCGGGCTGGCCATTGCGCGCACGGCGGCCGAGCGGCACGGCTTGCGCATCGAACTGTGCAACCGCGCTGAAACGGAAGGGGGTGGTTCAGGACTGATGGCGCGGGTTCATCTTCCGCCGCCAA
- a CDS encoding response regulator, producing MRVLLVEDDEMIGRSLKQALEGAGWSADWVRDGELAQSALGDGGYTCVLLDLGLPRQDGTEVLRRARERGDATPVLVLTARDGLDDRIHSLDLGADDYLRKPFEFRELLARMRAVVRRRDGAAHSLIGGNAMQLDLTTREVVIHGEREALTAREFALLHALLERPGAILSREQLENRIYGWGEEVTSNAIDVLIHGMRRKLGAESIRNVRGLGWRVVA from the coding sequence ATGCGTGTACTGCTGGTGGAAGACGACGAGATGATCGGGCGCAGCCTGAAGCAGGCGCTCGAGGGCGCGGGCTGGTCGGCCGACTGGGTGCGCGACGGCGAACTGGCGCAAAGCGCGCTCGGCGACGGCGGCTACACCTGCGTGCTGCTCGACCTGGGCCTGCCCCGCCAGGACGGCACCGAGGTGCTGCGGCGCGCACGCGAACGCGGCGACGCCACGCCGGTGCTGGTGCTCACCGCGCGCGACGGGCTGGACGACCGCATCCACAGCCTCGACCTTGGCGCGGACGACTACCTGCGCAAGCCCTTCGAATTCCGCGAGCTGCTCGCGCGCATGCGGGCGGTGGTGCGAAGGCGCGACGGCGCTGCGCATTCGCTGATCGGCGGCAATGCGATGCAGCTGGACCTGACCACGCGCGAGGTGGTGATCCACGGCGAGCGCGAGGCGTTGACGGCCAGGGAATTTGCGCTGCTGCATGCATTGCTCGAGCGGCCCGGCGCCATCCTCTCGCGCGAGCAGCTCGAGAACCGCATCTACGGCTGGGGCGAAGAAGTGACCAGCAACGCCATCGACGTGCTGATCCACGGCATGCGCCGCAAGCTCGGTGCGGAGTCGATCCGCAACGTGCGCGGGCTGGGGTGGCGCGTCGTCGCATGA
- a CDS encoding winged helix DNA-binding domain-containing protein, translating into MAAVLSRRALNRATLARQMLLERRKATVTQAIERLAGLQAQAPNPPYIGLWSRLEGFRREQLTEALKKRRIVRMSTMRATLHLMAATDALAWRPPLEPVHQRGLRGSSHARALEGIDHPAVVKAGLALLREGPLASAELGQALALQWKDREPASLAALIRNSVPLVHLPPAGSWNSHQSAQLQPIAEWLGESAADVAPATQDDLLLRYLAAFGPATLADAGAWSGLTGWKAVAERLRPQLRVFTGEQGQELFDLPRAPRPEPDTPAPPRLVAEWDNLLLSHADRSRVMSDEHRARVFTVNGIVRGTVLLDGFVAGTWKIERAKNTATVVLEPFTRWSKADRLGAQEEAMRLLAFAADGEGERHDVRVL; encoded by the coding sequence ATGGCCGCGGTCTTGAGCCGGCGCGCATTGAACCGGGCCACCTTGGCGCGGCAGATGCTGCTGGAGCGGCGCAAGGCGACCGTCACGCAGGCCATCGAAAGACTGGCGGGCCTGCAGGCGCAGGCGCCCAACCCGCCTTACATCGGCTTGTGGAGCCGCCTCGAAGGCTTTCGGCGCGAACAGCTGACCGAGGCGCTGAAGAAGCGGCGCATCGTGCGCATGTCGACGATGCGCGCGACCTTGCACCTGATGGCCGCAACGGACGCGCTGGCCTGGCGGCCGCCGCTCGAGCCAGTGCATCAGCGCGGATTGCGGGGCAGCAGCCACGCGCGGGCCCTCGAAGGCATCGACCACCCGGCCGTGGTGAAGGCCGGGTTGGCGTTGCTGCGCGAAGGCCCGCTTGCCAGTGCCGAGCTCGGGCAGGCGCTGGCGCTGCAATGGAAAGACCGCGAGCCCGCTTCGCTCGCAGCACTCATCCGCAACAGCGTGCCGCTGGTGCACCTGCCACCCGCGGGCAGCTGGAACTCGCACCAGAGCGCACAGCTGCAACCCATTGCAGAGTGGCTCGGCGAATCCGCCGCCGACGTGGCGCCCGCCACGCAGGACGACCTGCTGCTGCGCTACCTGGCGGCCTTCGGCCCCGCCACGCTCGCCGATGCGGGTGCATGGTCGGGCCTCACGGGCTGGAAGGCCGTGGCCGAGCGCCTGCGGCCGCAACTGCGCGTGTTCACCGGCGAACAGGGCCAGGAGCTGTTCGACCTGCCCCGCGCGCCCCGGCCCGAACCCGACACGCCTGCGCCGCCGCGCCTGGTCGCCGAATGGGACAACCTGCTGCTCTCGCATGCCGACCGCAGCCGCGTGATGAGCGACGAGCACCGCGCCCGGGTGTTCACCGTGAATGGCATCGTGCGCGGCACGGTGCTGCTCGACGGATTCGTCGCGGGCACCTGGAAGATCGAGCGTGCGAAGAACACCGCCACGGTGGTGCTGGAGCCCTTCACGCGCTGGTCGAAGGCCGACCGGCTCGGCGCGCAGGAAGAGGCCATGCGGCTGCTTGCGTTTGCAGCAGACGGGGAAGGCGAACGGCACGACGTCCGCGTGCTGTGA
- a CDS encoding pseudouridine synthase — protein sequence MTDAPAAPVRLNKRMAELGLCSRREADEWIANGWVKVNGKPAEMGVKVTPSDRIEVDKAAKGQQANQVTILINKPIGYVSGQAEDGHEPAVTLFTPQNRWAEDNARFFFSPQQLRGLAPCGRLDIDSIGLLVMTQDGRVARQLIGEDSVMEKEYLVRVAYHGLGQPAPTGQLVRMDDDDPVTTNVQAVFPPAMLAKLRHGLSLDGQPLKPARVEWQNPEQLRFVLTEGKKRQIRRMCELVGLKVVGLKRVRIGKVMLGNLPVGQWRYLGPHEKF from the coding sequence ATGACTGACGCTCCCGCCGCACCTGTACGCCTCAACAAACGCATGGCCGAGCTGGGCCTCTGCTCGCGCCGCGAGGCCGACGAGTGGATCGCCAACGGCTGGGTGAAGGTGAACGGCAAGCCGGCCGAAATGGGCGTGAAGGTCACGCCGTCCGACCGCATCGAGGTGGACAAGGCCGCCAAGGGCCAGCAGGCGAACCAGGTCACCATCCTGATCAACAAGCCCATCGGCTACGTGAGCGGCCAGGCCGAGGACGGCCACGAGCCGGCGGTGACGCTCTTCACGCCGCAGAACCGCTGGGCCGAAGACAACGCGCGCTTCTTCTTCAGCCCGCAGCAGCTGCGCGGCCTTGCGCCGTGCGGCCGGCTCGACATCGATTCGATCGGCCTCCTGGTCATGACGCAGGACGGGCGCGTCGCGCGCCAGCTGATCGGCGAAGACTCGGTGATGGAGAAGGAATACCTGGTGCGCGTGGCCTACCACGGCCTGGGCCAGCCCGCGCCCACCGGGCAGCTGGTGCGCATGGACGACGACGATCCCGTCACGACCAACGTGCAGGCGGTTTTTCCGCCCGCCATGCTCGCCAAGCTGCGCCACGGCCTGAGCCTGGACGGCCAGCCGCTCAAGCCGGCGCGCGTCGAATGGCAGAACCCCGAGCAACTGCGCTTTGTGCTCACCGAGGGCAAGAAACGCCAGATCCGCCGCATGTGCGAGCTGGTCGGCCTGAAGGTGGTGGGCCTGAAGCGCGTGCGGATCGGCAAGGTGATGCTCGGCAACCTGCCCGTGGGGCAGTGGCGCTACCTCGGCCCGCACGAGAAGTTCTGA
- a CDS encoding MGDG synthase family glycosyltransferase codes for MTKILILSVSAGNGHVRAAQALEAAMQSAPPHTAVHIDAMAHVAGGFRKVYTDWYIQLVNRAPELWSYLHQRADATPHHAPSQRLRRGIERLSTGALVREIRREKPNAVICTHFLPAELLMRERNRRRIDFPVWLQITDYDLHNMWLVPGMAGYLAATEEVAFRLRARGIPAERIHVTGIPVMPAFSEPDAPALARDACAAALGLDPARPVLLMASGGAGVGDLPSMVERVLSLGGDSGFQVIAVAGRNAEAYTRLQAVAARHPGRVVAIGFTNEMHKLMAAADLVVTKPGGLTVSECLALGKPMLLISPIPGQEEHNAGFLMEEGAAWLAYDAIGLDYKVARLMADPAKLADMARRSRALGKPRAAAAVLQRVLGEAA; via the coding sequence ATGACAAAAATCCTGATCCTCAGTGTGAGCGCCGGCAACGGCCATGTGCGCGCAGCGCAAGCCCTCGAAGCCGCCATGCAATCGGCCCCGCCGCACACGGCGGTCCACATCGATGCCATGGCCCATGTGGCCGGCGGTTTTCGGAAGGTGTACACCGACTGGTACATCCAGCTCGTGAACCGCGCACCGGAGCTTTGGTCTTACCTGCACCAGCGCGCCGACGCCACGCCGCACCACGCGCCCTCGCAGCGGCTGCGCCGCGGCATCGAGCGGCTGAGCACCGGCGCCCTGGTGCGCGAGATACGCCGCGAGAAGCCCAATGCCGTGATCTGCACCCACTTTCTGCCGGCCGAGCTGCTGATGCGCGAGCGCAACCGCCGACGCATCGACTTTCCGGTGTGGCTGCAGATCACCGACTACGACCTGCACAACATGTGGCTGGTGCCGGGCATGGCGGGCTACCTGGCCGCGACGGAAGAAGTGGCCTTCAGGCTGCGGGCGCGCGGCATTCCGGCCGAACGCATCCATGTGACGGGCATTCCGGTGATGCCGGCTTTCTCCGAGCCCGATGCACCGGCCCTCGCGCGCGATGCCTGCGCCGCGGCGCTCGGCCTCGACCCCGCGCGGCCTGTGCTGCTGATGGCCTCGGGCGGTGCGGGTGTCGGCGACCTGCCGAGCATGGTGGAACGCGTGCTTTCGCTGGGCGGGGACAGCGGCTTCCAGGTCATTGCCGTGGCGGGCCGCAACGCCGAGGCGTACACCAGGCTGCAGGCGGTGGCCGCGCGCCACCCCGGCCGCGTGGTGGCCATCGGCTTCACGAACGAAATGCACAAGCTCATGGCCGCAGCCGACCTGGTGGTGACCAAGCCCGGCGGACTCACGGTGTCGGAATGCCTCGCGCTCGGCAAGCCGATGCTGCTGATATCGCCGATTCCGGGGCAGGAAGAGCACAACGCCGGCTTTCTGATGGAAGAAGGCGCGGCCTGGCTCGCCTACGACGCGATCGGCCTCGACTACAAGGTGGCGCGCCTGATGGCCGACCCCGCCAAGCTGGCCGACATGGCCCGCCGCAGCCGCGCGCTCGGCAAGCCGCGTGCGGCGGCCGCGGTGCTGCAGCGCGTATTGGGTGAAGCCGCATGA
- a CDS encoding dual specificity protein phosphatase family protein: MKRAKRKDRDDAAAHAVPRPGHWADPLDTLQVENLHRITPTLYRSAQPRIANVAALKALGIRTIVSLRSFNDDRKVFAGSGIRLVRVPINTWSIDDTKVLRALVAIREAEKQGPVLIHCMHGADRTGVVAAVYRMAVQGWDKESARLEMLRGGYGYHTLWRNIPRYIDRLDPEKMRHALDHAPLIPVVS, translated from the coding sequence ATGAAGCGGGCAAAACGCAAAGACCGCGACGACGCCGCAGCGCACGCCGTGCCGCGCCCCGGGCACTGGGCCGATCCGCTCGACACGCTCCAGGTCGAAAACCTGCACCGCATCACGCCCACGCTGTACCGCAGCGCGCAGCCGCGCATCGCCAATGTGGCGGCGCTGAAGGCCCTGGGCATTCGCACCATCGTGAGCCTGCGCTCGTTCAACGACGACCGGAAGGTGTTCGCGGGCAGCGGCATCCGGCTGGTGCGCGTGCCGATCAACACCTGGTCCATCGACGACACCAAGGTGCTGCGCGCGCTGGTGGCCATACGAGAGGCCGAAAAGCAGGGCCCGGTGCTGATCCACTGCATGCACGGCGCAGACCGCACCGGCGTGGTGGCGGCGGTCTATCGCATGGCGGTGCAGGGCTGGGACAAGGAGAGCGCGCGCCTCGAGATGCTGCGCGGCGGCTACGGCTATCACACGCTGTGGCGCAACATTCCGCGCTACATCGACCGGCTCGATCCGGAGAAGATGCGCCATGCGCTGGACCACGCGCCGCTGATTCCCGTGGTGTCCTGA
- a CDS encoding zinc-binding dehydrogenase: MALQLRSLIRANGELELSLHDEPVPEPQAHEVVIRVEASPMNPSDLGLLFGAADMSTAKVSGTPERPVVTATVPERGMPMMAGRLDQSMPVGNEGAGVVVKAGSSAAAQALLGKTVAAIGGAMYSQYRAVAAAQCLELPAGTAPAEGASCFVNPLTSLGMVETMRREGHKALVHTAAASNLGQMLNKICQKDGIDLVNIVRKPEQEALLRSIGAKYVCNASSPSFLEDLTQALVETGATLAFDATGGGKLAGQILGCMEAALNRTAKEYSRYGSTTHKQVYIYGGLDRSPTEFVRNFGMAWGMGGWLLFPFLQKLGDEGVQRLKARVVAELKTTFASRYTREVSLLEALQLDAIGVYGKQATGEKFLLNPNKGVVA; encoded by the coding sequence ATGGCACTGCAACTGCGCTCTCTCATCCGCGCGAACGGCGAACTCGAACTCTCGCTGCACGACGAACCGGTGCCCGAACCGCAGGCGCACGAAGTGGTGATCCGCGTCGAGGCGTCGCCCATGAACCCCTCGGACCTGGGCCTGCTGTTCGGCGCGGCCGACATGAGCACCGCCAAGGTCTCCGGCACGCCGGAGCGGCCCGTCGTGACGGCCACCGTGCCAGAGCGCGGCATGCCCATGATGGCCGGGCGGCTGGACCAGTCGATGCCCGTAGGCAACGAAGGCGCCGGCGTGGTGGTGAAGGCCGGCTCGTCGGCCGCGGCGCAGGCGCTGCTCGGCAAGACGGTGGCCGCAATCGGCGGCGCCATGTATTCGCAGTACCGCGCCGTGGCGGCGGCCCAGTGCCTCGAACTGCCCGCGGGCACCGCGCCGGCCGAAGGCGCATCGTGCTTCGTGAACCCGCTCACGTCGCTCGGCATGGTCGAGACGATGCGCCGCGAAGGCCACAAGGCGCTGGTGCACACGGCCGCGGCTTCCAACCTGGGCCAGATGCTCAACAAGATCTGCCAGAAGGACGGCATCGACCTGGTCAACATCGTGCGCAAGCCCGAGCAGGAGGCGCTGCTGCGCAGCATCGGCGCGAAGTATGTGTGCAACGCGAGCTCGCCCAGCTTTCTTGAAGACCTGACGCAAGCCCTGGTCGAAACAGGCGCCACGCTCGCCTTCGACGCCACCGGCGGCGGCAAGCTCGCGGGGCAGATCCTCGGTTGCATGGAAGCGGCGCTGAACCGCACCGCGAAGGAATACAGCCGCTACGGCTCGACCACGCACAAGCAGGTCTACATCTATGGCGGCCTCGACCGCTCGCCGACGGAGTTTGTGCGCAACTTCGGCATGGCGTGGGGCATGGGCGGGTGGCTGCTGTTTCCGTTCTTGCAGAAGCTGGGTGATGAAGGTGTGCAGCGTTTGAAGGCGCGGGTGGTTGCCGAATTGAAGACGACGTTTGCGAGCCGCTACACGCGCGAAGTCTCTTTGCTCGAGGCGCTGCAATTGGATGCCATCGGGGTGTATGGCAAGCAGGCGACGGGGGAGAAGTTCTTGTTGAATCCGAACAAGGGTGTGGTGGCCTGA
- the kdpE gene encoding two-component system response regulator KdpE has protein sequence MPSPTAIVIEDEPQIRRFVRGALEAEGWVVHEAGTLRDGLAAAGTRQPDLLVLDLGLPDGDGVSLIRDVRGWSAVPIIVLSARSDEADKIAALDAGADDYLTKPFGTGELLARVRANLRRPRAAGGSDEPAEAVFRFGEIELDRAARIVRRAGAEVHLTPTEYRLLSVLVANAGRVLTQRQLLREVWGPSHTDQSHYLRIYMGHLRQKLEVDPAQPRHLLTETAVGYRLVVG, from the coding sequence ATGCCATCCCCCACCGCCATCGTGATCGAAGACGAGCCGCAGATCCGCCGCTTTGTGCGCGGCGCGCTGGAGGCCGAAGGCTGGGTGGTGCACGAGGCCGGCACGCTGCGCGATGGGCTGGCTGCGGCCGGCACGCGTCAGCCCGACCTGCTGGTGCTCGACCTCGGCCTGCCTGATGGCGACGGCGTTTCGTTGATTCGCGATGTGCGGGGCTGGTCTGCCGTGCCGATCATCGTGCTGTCTGCCCGCTCCGACGAGGCCGACAAGATCGCCGCGCTCGATGCGGGCGCCGACGACTACCTGACCAAGCCCTTCGGCACCGGTGAGCTTCTGGCGCGCGTGCGCGCCAATCTGCGCCGCCCGCGCGCGGCGGGCGGTAGCGACGAACCGGCCGAAGCGGTCTTCCGCTTCGGCGAGATCGAGCTGGACCGCGCCGCGCGTATCGTGCGCCGCGCCGGCGCCGAGGTGCACCTGACGCCAACCGAGTACCGATTGCTTTCAGTGCTCGTCGCGAACGCCGGCCGCGTGCTCACGCAGCGCCAGCTGCTGCGCGAAGTGTGGGGCCCGTCGCACACGGACCAGAGCCATTACCTGCGCATCTACATGGGGCATCTGCGGCAGAAGCTGGAGGTGGACCCGGCGCAGCCGCGGCATTTGCTGACGGAGACTGCGGTGGGGTATCGGTTGGTGGTTGGCTGA
- the kdpC gene encoding potassium-transporting ATPase subunit KdpC encodes MNNNIFRPALVLFALLGVLTGLIYPMAVTGAAKAVFPSQAAGSLVVQGGTTVGSSLIGQNFSDPKHFWGRPSATAPQPYNASASGGSNLGPLNPALADAVKARVEALRAADPGNTAPVPVDLVTASASGLDPDISPAAAQYQAARVARVRGVPVEQVNALIAGNTQAPLWGFLGEARVNVLALNLALDGRGPMR; translated from the coding sequence ATGAACAACAACATCTTTCGCCCCGCGCTCGTGCTCTTCGCACTGCTGGGCGTGCTCACCGGCCTGATCTATCCGATGGCCGTCACGGGGGCCGCCAAGGCAGTTTTTCCGTCGCAGGCGGCCGGCAGCCTGGTCGTGCAGGGCGGAACCACCGTGGGCTCCAGCCTCATCGGCCAGAACTTCAGCGACCCGAAGCATTTCTGGGGCCGGCCCTCGGCCACGGCGCCGCAGCCCTACAACGCGAGCGCTTCGGGCGGCTCGAACCTGGGCCCGCTCAATCCGGCGCTGGCCGATGCGGTCAAGGCCCGTGTCGAAGCGCTTCGCGCCGCGGACCCGGGCAACACCGCACCGGTGCCGGTCGACCTGGTCACGGCCTCGGCCAGCGGGCTCGATCCGGACATCAGCCCCGCCGCAGCGCAGTACCAGGCCGCACGAGTCGCGCGGGTGCGTGGCGTGCCCGTCGAACAAGTGAACGCGTTGATTGCCGGCAACACACAGGCGCCGCTCTGGGGCTTTCTGGGCGAAGCACGCGTCAACGTACTGGCGCTGAATCTTGCGCTCGATGGGCGCGGCCCAATGCGCTAA
- the kdpB gene encoding potassium-transporting ATPase subunit KdpB: protein MTANTKTSLSLLDAALVKPALWGAFAKLSPRTQWRNPVMFIVYIGSILTTLLWVHSLSFPGDTGMKPAFVLAITVWLWFTVLFANFAEALAEGRSKAQAASLRGLRKDTWAKKLQEPRHGATFLPEQAPNLRKGDVVLVETGDVIPLDGEVIEGVASVDESAITGESAPVVRESGGDFSAVTGGTRVLSDWLVVRISVNPGESFLDRMIGMVEAAKRHKTPNEIALTILLVALTLVFLMVTVTLLPFSVFSVEAAGAGTVVSLTALVALLVCLIPTTIGGLLSAVGVAGMSRMMQANVIATSGRAVEAAGDVDVLLLDKTGTITHGNRQASAFLPAPGVTKARLARAAMVASLADETPEGRSIVELARRDGLDATAVEGARFVQFTAQTRMSGADLPAAPNSLDTEVVLLRKGAVDAIRRHVESLGGNVPAEVLRAAEETARRGSTPLAVAEGNRVLGVVELKDIVKTGIKERFAELRRMGIKTVMITGDNKLTAAAIAAEAGVDDFLAEATPEDKLALIRKYQSEGRLVAMTGDGTNDAPALAQADVAVAMGSGTQAAKEAGNMVDLDSNPTKLLEVVETGKALLMTRGSLTTFSIANDVAKYFAIIPAIFVSTYPQLGGLNVMRLASPSSAILSAVVFNALVIVFLIPLALKGVRYRPVGAAALLRRNLAIYGLGGLLVPFIGIKLIDWLLVAVHLV, encoded by the coding sequence ATGACTGCCAATACAAAAACCTCTCTCTCGCTGCTCGACGCGGCGCTGGTCAAGCCTGCGCTGTGGGGCGCCTTCGCCAAGCTCAGCCCGCGCACACAGTGGCGCAACCCGGTGATGTTCATCGTGTACATCGGGAGCATCCTCACCACGCTGCTCTGGGTGCACTCGCTGAGCTTTCCGGGCGACACCGGCATGAAGCCGGCGTTTGTGCTGGCCATTACCGTCTGGCTGTGGTTCACCGTGCTGTTCGCCAACTTTGCCGAAGCCTTGGCCGAGGGCCGCAGCAAGGCGCAGGCCGCATCGCTGCGCGGTCTTCGCAAGGACACCTGGGCCAAGAAGCTGCAGGAGCCGCGCCACGGCGCGACGTTTCTGCCGGAGCAGGCGCCTAATCTGCGCAAGGGCGACGTGGTGCTGGTCGAGACCGGCGACGTGATCCCGCTCGACGGCGAAGTCATCGAAGGCGTGGCCTCGGTCGACGAGAGCGCGATCACCGGCGAATCGGCACCCGTGGTGCGTGAGTCGGGCGGCGACTTTTCTGCGGTGACCGGCGGCACGCGGGTGCTGTCCGACTGGCTGGTGGTGCGCATCTCGGTGAACCCGGGCGAGTCGTTCCTCGACCGGATGATCGGCATGGTCGAGGCGGCCAAGCGCCACAAGACGCCCAACGAAATTGCGCTCACCATCCTGCTGGTAGCGCTCACGCTCGTGTTCCTGATGGTCACCGTCACGCTGCTGCCGTTCTCGGTGTTCAGCGTGGAGGCGGCGGGCGCGGGCACCGTGGTGTCGCTCACCGCGCTGGTGGCGCTGCTGGTGTGCCTGATTCCCACCACCATCGGCGGCCTGCTCTCGGCCGTGGGCGTGGCGGGCATGAGCCGCATGATGCAGGCCAACGTGATTGCCACATCGGGCCGCGCCGTGGAAGCGGCCGGCGACGTCGATGTGCTGCTGCTCGACAAGACCGGCACCATCACGCATGGCAACCGCCAGGCGAGTGCCTTCCTGCCTGCGCCTGGCGTGACCAAGGCCCGCCTCGCCCGCGCCGCGATGGTCGCCTCGCTGGCCGACGAAACGCCCGAAGGCCGCAGCATCGTCGAATTGGCACGCCGCGACGGACTCGACGCCACGGCGGTCGAAGGTGCACGCTTCGTGCAGTTCACCGCGCAGACCCGCATGAGCGGTGCTGACCTGCCGGCCGCTCCCAACAGCCTGGATACTGAAGTCGTGCTGCTGCGCAAGGGCGCGGTCGACGCGATCCGCCGGCACGTCGAGTCGCTCGGCGGCAACGTGCCCGCGGAGGTGCTGCGCGCCGCCGAGGAAACCGCGCGCCGCGGCAGCACGCCGCTGGCCGTGGCCGAGGGCAACCGCGTGCTCGGCGTGGTCGAGCTCAAGGACATCGTGAAGACCGGCATCAAGGAGCGCTTTGCCGAGCTGCGCCGCATGGGCATCAAGACGGTGATGATCACCGGCGACAACAAGCTCACGGCCGCGGCCATTGCGGCCGAGGCGGGCGTGGACGACTTTCTGGCCGAAGCCACGCCGGAGGACAAGCTGGCGCTGATCCGCAAGTACCAGTCCGAAGGCCGGCTGGTCGCGATGACCGGCGACGGTACCAACGACGCCCCCGCGCTGGCGCAGGCCGATGTGGCGGTGGCCATGGGCAGCGGCACGCAGGCGGCAAAGGAGGCCGGCAACATGGTCGACCTGGATTCGAACCCGACCAAGCTGCTCGAAGTGGTGGAGACCGGCAAGGCGCTGCTCATGACGCGCGGCTCGCTCACCACCTTCTCCATCGCCAACGACGTGGCGAAGTACTTCGCGATCATTCCGGCGATTTTTGTCTCGACCTATCCGCAGCTGGGTGGGCTCAACGTGATGCGGCTCGCGAGCCCATCTTCGGCCATCTTGTCGGCGGTGGTCTTCAATGCGCTGGTCATCGTGTTCCTGATCCCGCTGGCGCTCAAGGGCGTGCGCTACCGGCCGGTGGGCGCGGCCGCGCTGCTGCGGCGCAACCTGGCCATCTACGGCCTGGGCGGCCTGCTCGTTCCCTTCATCGGCATCAAGTTGATCGACTGGCTGCTCGTGGCCGTCCATCTCGTCTGA